The Actinomycetota bacterium genome has a window encoding:
- a CDS encoding ZIP family metal transporter — translation MLGFIAGATILLGLPVGRLKGISANARVVLNSIAVGILIFLLWDVLAQAWEPIDTALGELHEDSGSLGPVWGYGLLFIGGLSLGLLTLVWYEAWMNRHRANAVVSASTMSAARRLALFIAAGIGLHNFAEGLAIGQSAASGDIALATLLVIGFGLHNATEGFGIVAPLTSDTDVSGKPRVPSWGFLLLLGLIGGGPTFIGTALGYSVVNTAMSVVFLSLAAGSILYVVVQLIIVGGRSTRRDLLAYGLLLGLVAGFVTDAIVTAGGA, via the coding sequence TTGCTGGGCTTCATCGCCGGAGCAACCATTCTGCTCGGACTGCCCGTTGGGCGTCTGAAGGGGATCTCGGCAAATGCCCGAGTCGTGTTGAACTCCATCGCAGTCGGCATCCTGATCTTCTTGTTGTGGGATGTGCTCGCTCAAGCATGGGAGCCCATCGACACGGCTCTTGGCGAACTCCACGAAGACTCCGGATCCTTGGGTCCGGTATGGGGCTATGGCCTGTTGTTCATCGGCGGATTGAGCCTGGGATTGCTCACGCTCGTCTGGTACGAGGCTTGGATGAACCGACATCGCGCGAACGCCGTCGTGAGCGCTTCGACGATGTCGGCAGCGCGTCGGCTCGCGCTGTTCATTGCCGCAGGCATTGGTCTGCATAACTTCGCCGAGGGTCTGGCAATCGGTCAGTCAGCGGCGAGCGGGGACATTGCCCTTGCCACGCTGCTCGTCATCGGCTTCGGTCTTCACAACGCAACTGAGGGCTTCGGCATTGTTGCACCGCTGACGTCTGATACCGATGTGTCGGGCAAACCGAGAGTTCCGAGTTGGGGATTCCTGCTCTTGCTCGGTCTGATCGGTGGTGGTCCAACCTTCATCGGCACCGCACTCGGATACAGCGTTGTGAACACCGCAATGTCGGTTGTCTTCTTGTCGCTCGCTGCAGGCTCAATTCTCTACGTTGTCGTGCAGCTGATCATTGTTGGCGGTCGTTCGACTCGTCGCGATCTGCTTGCGTACGGACTGCTTCTTGGGCTCGTCGCCGGGTTCGTGACTGATGCAATCGTGACTGCCGGTGGGGCCTAG
- a CDS encoding ABC transporter ATP-binding protein has translation MTVLADFTLQRDAFSLRVDLTLRAGEVTAIVGPNGAGKTSFLRALAGLERISTGQLRLDERIVDDSQHVFVAPKDRSSGYVFQEYVLFPHLSVLENVAFGLRARGVKRQDARASAENLLRHIGIASLLERKPSSLSGGQAQRVALARALATEPSLLLLDEPLSAADAETKNELRASLVERLAEFQGCCVFVTHDPIDALLFADRIIVLENGNVVQDDSPVGIAAHPRTSYVAALLSLNLIRGNANTGELVQPNGIRIHIADQSLRGSAAAVIRPESVAIHLEQPQGSARNVWRGVVTLIQPWEDRIRVHVLAEPPMIATITPGALAELALRPGSEVWLSAKAVDIRTYPLA, from the coding sequence ATGACTGTTCTCGCTGACTTCACTTTGCAACGCGATGCCTTTTCCTTGCGCGTTGATCTCACGCTACGAGCGGGCGAGGTTACGGCAATCGTCGGACCCAACGGCGCCGGGAAGACGAGTTTCTTACGGGCTCTGGCCGGTTTGGAGCGCATATCAACAGGCCAACTGCGTCTGGACGAACGCATCGTCGATGACTCGCAGCACGTTTTCGTGGCGCCCAAGGATCGATCCTCTGGGTATGTCTTCCAGGAATATGTCCTGTTCCCGCATCTGAGCGTTCTGGAAAATGTCGCCTTTGGACTCCGCGCACGTGGCGTCAAGCGTCAGGATGCACGAGCGAGTGCCGAGAACTTGCTGAGGCACATAGGAATCGCGAGCTTGCTTGAACGCAAGCCTTCGAGTCTGTCTGGTGGTCAAGCGCAACGAGTCGCGCTGGCTCGTGCGCTGGCAACTGAACCATCGTTGCTGTTGCTGGACGAGCCACTTTCCGCCGCGGATGCAGAGACAAAGAACGAACTGCGGGCGAGCTTGGTTGAGCGGCTTGCGGAATTTCAAGGCTGTTGCGTATTCGTGACGCACGACCCCATTGATGCACTGCTGTTTGCCGACCGGATCATCGTTCTTGAGAATGGAAACGTGGTTCAGGATGACTCTCCTGTAGGCATTGCTGCGCACCCACGGACGAGTTATGTCGCGGCGCTGCTGAGTTTGAATCTCATTCGAGGCAATGCGAACACCGGTGAGCTTGTCCAGCCAAACGGGATAAGGATTCATATCGCAGATCAGTCACTTCGCGGTTCTGCGGCTGCCGTGATTCGACCTGAGTCAGTAGCGATTCATTTAGAGCAGCCGCAGGGCAGTGCGCGCAATGTCTGGCGTGGTGTTGTTACCTTGATTCAACCTTGGGAAGATCGGATCCGAGTGCACGTTCTGGCCGAGCCACCGATGATCGCAACGATTACGCCGGGCGCACTTGCGGAACTTGCATTGCGGCCGGGATCCGAAGTGTGGTTGAGCGCTAAAGCGGTCGACATCCGCACCTACCCGCTTGCGTGA
- a CDS encoding ABC transporter permease, with protein sequence MVNRSARRRTPWFLLIPGVIALLFLIAPLAALLTRAPWGSFVDIVSSPVAQDALRLSLITATLATLLATVLGVPLAWLIARSGLPGTGIARSLVLVPLLIPPVVSGVALLNAFGRRGSFGQFLYDHFGIQLPFTTAGVVLAEAFVAMPFLIIAVEGGFRSLNSQYEEAAATLGASSWTTFRRVTLPLIAPALGAGMVLCWARALGEFGATITFAGNFPGVTQTMPLAVYQALESDPSVAVALSLLLIAICVVVLIALRGRFIRPLEYS encoded by the coding sequence GTGGTGAACCGATCGGCGCGACGGCGTACCCCGTGGTTCCTATTGATCCCCGGTGTAATCGCCCTGCTGTTCCTGATTGCGCCATTGGCTGCGCTCCTGACTCGCGCTCCTTGGGGCTCCTTCGTGGACATCGTCAGCTCTCCGGTTGCTCAAGATGCTCTACGCCTTTCTTTGATCACTGCGACATTGGCGACACTGCTCGCCACCGTGCTAGGAGTCCCTCTTGCCTGGTTGATCGCACGCAGTGGGCTTCCTGGCACCGGAATCGCTCGCAGCCTTGTCCTGGTGCCGTTGCTGATCCCTCCGGTGGTTTCCGGCGTCGCATTGCTCAATGCTTTTGGCAGGCGAGGCAGTTTCGGGCAATTCCTCTATGACCATTTCGGGATTCAATTGCCTTTCACCACAGCGGGAGTTGTATTGGCAGAAGCCTTTGTCGCGATGCCCTTTCTGATCATTGCCGTCGAAGGTGGATTCCGATCCCTCAACTCGCAATACGAAGAGGCGGCAGCCACCCTCGGAGCTTCTTCCTGGACTACCTTTCGGCGAGTCACCTTGCCTTTGATTGCACCTGCGCTGGGCGCGGGAATGGTGTTGTGCTGGGCCCGAGCCTTAGGCGAGTTCGGAGCGACGATCACCTTCGCCGGCAATTTCCCTGGAGTTACCCAGACAATGCCGCTGGCTGTCTATCAAGCCTTGGAAAGCGATCCGTCTGTTGCCGTCGCACTGAGTCTGTTGTTGATCGCTATTTGCGTTGTGGTGCTGATCGCTTTGCGCGGCAGATTCATTCGGCCCTTGGAGTACTCATGA
- the modA gene encoding molybdate ABC transporter substrate-binding protein translates to MKKRFGLFSAVSMMLITVFGPIASQAVPTPAASPAPTGSITVSAAASLTDVFPVIANAFMKKYPGTTVKFNFAGSSTLVQQIIAGAPVDVLATASEPTMWTAVSAGRVGTGLLFAKNTMAIAMPLGNPAKIAGLSSLSRNGVLVAECAVTVPCGAAARDLLAKNGVTVKPVTLELDVRSVLAKVMAGEVDAGIVYVTDVKSVGSKLASIAIPNELNITTTYPIAAVKSAANPTAARAFVNYVRFTPSAQGILRAYGFARPW, encoded by the coding sequence ATGAAGAAGCGATTCGGCCTGTTCTCGGCCGTCTCGATGATGCTGATAACGGTGTTCGGGCCGATTGCCTCGCAAGCTGTACCAACTCCGGCTGCGTCACCGGCTCCCACCGGATCGATCACCGTTTCGGCGGCCGCATCGCTCACTGACGTCTTCCCAGTCATCGCCAATGCCTTCATGAAGAAGTACCCAGGCACCACGGTGAAGTTCAACTTCGCAGGCAGTTCAACGCTTGTGCAGCAGATCATCGCTGGTGCTCCAGTTGATGTTCTCGCGACGGCATCTGAGCCAACAATGTGGACAGCAGTCAGCGCCGGTCGCGTCGGCACTGGCTTGCTCTTTGCCAAGAACACGATGGCGATAGCCATGCCACTCGGCAACCCCGCGAAGATCGCTGGACTCTCCAGTTTGAGCCGTAATGGCGTTTTGGTAGCTGAGTGCGCCGTTACAGTGCCGTGTGGTGCCGCGGCACGTGATCTTCTGGCGAAGAACGGTGTCACCGTAAAGCCAGTGACTCTTGAACTTGATGTTCGTTCGGTTCTTGCCAAGGTGATGGCGGGTGAAGTCGATGCCGGGATCGTCTACGTCACCGATGTGAAGTCTGTTGGATCAAAGCTTGCCTCGATCGCCATTCCAAACGAACTGAACATCACCACGACGTACCCAATCGCTGCCGTGAAGAGCGCGGCCAATCCAACGGCAGCGCGAGCATTCGTGAACTACGTGCGCTTCACGCCATCGGCACAGGGCATCCTGCGCGCCTACGGCTTCGCCAGGCCGTGGTGA
- a CDS encoding TOBE domain-containing protein — translation MSHLRISEAADLLGVSADTVRRWLDSGRLQEAVEAEGPRAVDGASLAAYMVSEAPEAPVLRQSARNRFPGIVIRVERDGVMALVEIQAGPHRVTSLMSRESSDELGLAPGVLVAAIIKSTNVVVELEAHR, via the coding sequence ATGTCGCATCTGCGTATTTCTGAAGCCGCGGATTTACTCGGTGTTAGTGCCGACACCGTACGGCGTTGGCTAGATTCCGGCCGGCTCCAAGAGGCTGTCGAAGCCGAAGGTCCACGCGCCGTCGATGGGGCAAGCCTTGCGGCCTACATGGTGTCCGAGGCCCCAGAAGCACCTGTCCTGCGACAGTCGGCTCGCAACAGATTTCCGGGCATTGTCATTCGCGTTGAGCGCGATGGCGTGATGGCTCTAGTCGAGATCCAGGCGGGACCGCATCGGGTGACTTCACTCATGAGCCGTGAATCGTCCGATGAACTTGGCCTGGCGCCCGGAGTTCTTGTCGCGGCGATCATCAAATCGACCAATGTGGTCGTTGAGCTGGAGGCTCATAGATGA
- a CDS encoding cytochrome P450 — translation MTEVGVCPVAHGQVDLFDPNFVNSPNGLLAELRETAPVYFDEITGCWLVSRHADIRSVLRRPKLFRPENALTAITAIDPSALRTLARVGFELPATLANNGGPSHADFRALVRQFFAPSAIATALPLIRELALESAALVKHDLDANNEADLVALVTRYLPARVLIALLHLDDIDLPTLKRWSTASLELFWGNPDVARQRELAVQAAEFYSWLRVRITSADPSGVNLFSQLAAHRTPDGQPLRIEESVGICYFLLVAGQETTTQFLSAVLRKLIGQPDIWRRLANADAYADKLIASECVEEVLRLETPVVTWRRITSEPVMLGEQLLPADAQVLLMLAGSGSDPDVFEEPDRFVPGRVGARKHLAFGFGRHYCLGATLARTEAHEVLRILARELPDIALIEAQPPMLGLLSFRAPLRLLVAPQRP, via the coding sequence ATGACCGAAGTCGGTGTTTGCCCGGTTGCGCATGGGCAGGTCGATCTTTTTGATCCGAACTTTGTTAATTCACCAAATGGGCTGCTCGCCGAGCTGCGCGAGACGGCGCCGGTGTACTTCGACGAAATCACGGGCTGCTGGTTGGTCAGCCGGCACGCTGATATTCGCTCTGTTCTGAGGCGACCCAAACTCTTTCGTCCAGAAAACGCACTTACAGCCATCACAGCAATTGATCCCTCCGCGCTTCGGACCTTGGCTCGCGTTGGTTTTGAACTTCCGGCGACTCTGGCGAACAACGGCGGCCCCAGCCACGCGGACTTTCGCGCTTTGGTGCGGCAGTTCTTCGCCCCTTCGGCGATCGCAACAGCGCTGCCACTCATTCGCGAGCTCGCTCTCGAATCCGCCGCCTTGGTCAAGCATGATCTGGACGCGAACAACGAGGCCGACCTTGTCGCGCTCGTTACGCGCTATCTGCCTGCCCGCGTGCTTATCGCCTTGTTACACCTCGACGATATTGACCTGCCGACACTGAAGCGCTGGAGCACTGCCTCACTTGAGTTGTTCTGGGGAAACCCTGACGTGGCGCGGCAACGCGAACTCGCCGTGCAGGCCGCGGAGTTCTATTCATGGCTGCGTGTCCGCATCACTTCAGCGGATCCTTCTGGGGTGAACCTGTTTTCCCAGCTCGCGGCTCACCGCACACCAGATGGCCAACCGTTGCGCATTGAAGAATCCGTCGGCATCTGTTACTTCTTGCTCGTGGCCGGACAGGAGACCACCACGCAATTTCTCTCCGCCGTATTGCGCAAGCTCATTGGCCAACCTGATATTTGGCGTCGACTGGCGAACGCAGACGCATACGCCGATAAATTGATTGCATCGGAGTGCGTCGAAGAGGTGCTTCGACTTGAGACCCCGGTGGTGACTTGGCGGCGCATCACTTCCGAACCAGTAATGCTTGGCGAGCAACTCCTGCCAGCCGATGCCCAAGTTCTGTTGATGCTCGCGGGCAGTGGATCAGACCCAGATGTATTTGAGGAGCCTGATCGCTTCGTGCCAGGACGGGTCGGGGCCCGCAAGCATCTGGCTTTCGGCTTTGGACGCCACTACTGCCTTGGAGCCACGTTGGCTCGGACGGAAGCCCATGAAGTCTTGCGCATTTTAGCTCGCGAACTACCAGACATTGCGCTGATTGAGGCGCAGCCCCCGATGCTCGGATTGCTTTCTTTTAGGGCACCCCTGCGACTTCTCGTGGCTCCGCAGAGACCCTAA
- the bioB gene encoding biotin synthase BioB, with amino-acid sequence MTTIESPEDFLVRARAQVLDQGLGLNQADVLRVLQLGDEWLPDVLALAHDVRMQWCGPTVEVEGIVSLKTGGCPEDCHFCSQSGQFTSPVRAVWLDIPSLVAAAQETALTGATEFCIVAAVRGPDRKLMDQIGQAVKAIHEAVEINVSCSVGMLTPEQAHELSAMGVHRYNHNLETARSYFTNVVTTHTWDERWETLRLVHAEGMEVCSGGIVGLGESLEQRAEFAVQLAELNPAEVPLNFLNPRPGTPFGDLEVMDGKDALRTIAAFRLALPHTILRFAGGRELTLGDLGAQQGMLGGINAVIVGNYLTTLGRPAAADIDMLLELNMPIKSLTKTL; translated from the coding sequence TTGACCACTATCGAATCCCCTGAGGATTTCCTTGTCCGCGCCCGCGCTCAGGTGCTAGATCAAGGCCTTGGTCTGAACCAGGCAGATGTTCTGCGCGTGCTGCAACTGGGAGATGAGTGGCTTCCTGATGTTCTGGCCCTGGCTCACGACGTGCGCATGCAGTGGTGCGGCCCAACTGTCGAGGTTGAGGGAATCGTCAGCCTGAAAACCGGCGGCTGCCCGGAGGACTGCCACTTCTGTTCGCAGTCGGGTCAATTCACTTCACCAGTTCGTGCGGTCTGGCTCGACATTCCGAGTCTGGTCGCCGCCGCTCAAGAGACTGCCCTTACTGGCGCAACTGAGTTCTGCATCGTGGCTGCCGTGCGTGGTCCAGACAGGAAACTCATGGATCAAATTGGCCAGGCAGTCAAGGCCATCCATGAGGCAGTTGAGATCAACGTCTCCTGCTCGGTGGGCATGCTCACACCTGAGCAAGCTCACGAGTTGTCAGCCATGGGCGTGCATCGGTACAACCACAATCTGGAAACTGCTCGGAGCTACTTCACCAACGTGGTCACCACGCACACCTGGGATGAGCGCTGGGAAACTCTGCGCCTCGTCCATGCCGAGGGCATGGAAGTCTGCAGTGGAGGCATCGTCGGACTGGGCGAAAGCCTTGAGCAACGGGCGGAATTCGCAGTGCAATTGGCAGAGCTCAACCCGGCAGAGGTGCCCTTGAACTTCCTGAACCCGCGGCCGGGAACACCGTTCGGGGATCTTGAAGTGATGGATGGCAAGGACGCGCTGCGCACGATCGCTGCGTTCCGTCTCGCTCTGCCGCACACGATTTTGCGTTTTGCTGGTGGCAGGGAGTTGACCCTGGGTGATCTCGGTGCACAGCAAGGCATGCTCGGCGGGATCAATGCCGTCATCGTTGGCAACTACCTTACGACTCTGGGTCGACCAGCGGCTGCCGACATCGACATGCTGCTCGAGCTGAATATGCCCATCAAATCGCTGACGAAGACCCTCTGA
- a CDS encoding dethiobiotin synthase → MRLIVVSGSGTESGKTITTAAIAACAMSSGQQVAIVKPLQTGVRNGEAGDARVVAELTGLTDVHELFSFAEPLAPGTAARRQGLPGPSLAELSDLILALGDRDLVIVEGAGGALVHLNAQGETILDLASELRSRLAGIASVEVLLTASSGLGTLHSTGATALAVRASGLDVDHLVIADWPLAEPDLAQRSNLQDLPRYALAPISGVLPLGMGALNQAEFERKSQAGLAPALGGVFDTAEFVRLASRP, encoded by the coding sequence GTGAGGTTGATCGTTGTTTCGGGATCGGGCACTGAATCTGGCAAGACAATCACGACAGCGGCGATTGCTGCCTGTGCCATGTCCAGCGGTCAGCAGGTCGCAATAGTGAAACCGCTTCAGACTGGAGTCCGGAACGGTGAAGCCGGTGATGCGAGGGTCGTGGCTGAACTGACTGGACTGACCGACGTTCATGAACTCTTCAGCTTTGCCGAGCCGCTGGCTCCGGGCACCGCTGCTCGTCGCCAGGGGCTTCCCGGCCCGAGTCTGGCTGAGCTCTCTGACCTCATTCTTGCCCTTGGCGACCGTGATCTGGTGATTGTCGAGGGCGCCGGTGGAGCCTTGGTCCATCTCAACGCCCAAGGGGAAACCATCTTGGACCTTGCATCGGAACTTCGCTCACGCCTGGCGGGCATCGCAAGTGTGGAAGTGCTGCTCACTGCCTCCAGCGGCTTGGGCACCCTGCATTCAACTGGCGCCACTGCTCTGGCAGTGCGCGCGAGTGGATTGGACGTGGACCACCTCGTGATCGCCGATTGGCCGCTAGCGGAGCCCGATCTGGCTCAGCGCAGCAACCTTCAGGATCTGCCCCGATATGCCTTGGCTCCCATCAGCGGCGTCCTTCCATTGGGCATGGGGGCCTTGAATCAGGCCGAGTTTGAGCGGAAGTCTCAGGCAGGTCTCGCCCCGGCGCTTGGCGGAGTGTTCGATACGGCAGAATTCGTCAGGTTGGCTTCACGCCCATGA
- a CDS encoding 8-amino-7-oxononanoate synthase translates to MNVNSDDPLAWLEQKAERRIRAGLQRALAPRAEMMPWVDFASNDYLKLAKDPRVVAGAVAAAEQWGTGATGSRLVTGTIELHSELELALADLTGTPNALVFSSGYLANLAVLTALGGRDCLIIADGGNHASLIDGCKLANARVVTVEHGDLLAAEEALVDRTESRALVVVDAINSVIGDLLPLSSWHEIAHRHGAILIIDDAHGIGVRGQGRGSTWEAGIAAEPDVVVTVTLSKSLGSQGGAVLGDARVIDHVLNTARPFIFDTGLNPPAAGAALVATQIIRQDPALATALLDRSAGIAHALSVAPTDAAIVSWTVGGSQEALDLAEGMSGLGVRVGCFRPPSVAIGSAGLRITANRGHSDGDVELLARSLKQLVTP, encoded by the coding sequence GTGAATGTGAATTCCGACGATCCACTGGCCTGGTTGGAGCAGAAAGCCGAGCGCCGGATCCGTGCCGGTCTGCAACGCGCGTTGGCCCCGCGAGCCGAGATGATGCCGTGGGTTGATTTTGCGTCAAACGACTATCTCAAGTTGGCAAAGGACCCCCGCGTCGTCGCCGGCGCCGTGGCAGCCGCCGAGCAATGGGGAACCGGTGCGACAGGCTCTCGGCTGGTAACAGGAACGATCGAACTGCATTCGGAACTTGAACTGGCCCTTGCGGATCTCACTGGAACGCCAAACGCGCTGGTCTTCTCCTCAGGCTATCTGGCAAATCTCGCTGTGCTCACGGCTCTTGGTGGTCGTGACTGCCTGATTATTGCCGATGGAGGCAATCATGCATCGCTGATTGACGGCTGCAAATTGGCCAACGCACGCGTAGTCACAGTTGAACACGGCGACTTGTTGGCAGCAGAAGAAGCATTGGTCGACCGCACTGAGTCGCGGGCCCTTGTTGTAGTTGATGCGATCAACTCGGTGATTGGAGATTTGCTTCCTCTCTCCAGTTGGCATGAGATTGCGCACAGACATGGGGCGATCCTCATCATCGATGATGCGCATGGCATTGGGGTGCGCGGCCAAGGACGAGGTTCGACGTGGGAGGCCGGAATTGCCGCTGAACCTGACGTCGTAGTGACCGTGACACTTTCGAAATCCCTTGGCTCACAGGGTGGCGCTGTGCTGGGCGATGCGCGCGTGATTGATCACGTGCTCAACACCGCCCGTCCCTTCATCTTCGACACCGGACTCAATCCGCCTGCTGCTGGAGCAGCACTCGTTGCCACTCAGATCATTCGTCAAGATCCGGCACTTGCCACTGCACTTCTGGATCGTTCAGCTGGCATCGCTCATGCGCTGAGCGTCGCCCCTACAGACGCGGCGATTGTCTCCTGGACGGTCGGAGGCTCTCAGGAAGCTCTGGATCTTGCGGAAGGCATGAGCGGTCTTGGGGTGCGAGTTGGCTGTTTCCGTCCGCCGTCAGTCGCAATCGGCTCTGCTGGTCTGCGCATCACTGCGAACCGTGGCCACAGTGATGGCGATGTCGAACTCCTTGCACGCAGTCTCAAACAATTGGTCACCCCGTGA
- a CDS encoding adenosylmethionine--8-amino-7-oxononanoate transaminase: protein MTLSDAGRPDLDAELLAFDAAHVWHPYSSIPGSAPLLVDSAEGVHLNLLDGRQLIDAMSSWWAAIHGYRNPILDAAVTAQLSKMSHVMFGGLTHAPAVHLAQRLIEITPVPLNRVFFSDSGSVAVEVAAKMALQYWVSRGLPAKHRLMTWRGGYHGDTLHPMSVCDPESGMHALWRDTLPEQVFVPAPPPGVQAELDAAYLSSWDQALSAHAHEVAAIIVEPVVQGAGGMTFHNPGYLTALRELADRHNVLLIFDEIATGFGRTGALFAADHASVSPDIMCLGKAMTGGYLSMAATLCTREIADQISAGQFPVLAHGPTFMANPLAAAVSLASIDLLLSQNWSAEVARIETELSAGLSPLVGHQTVKEVRVLGAIGVVQLKAPVDVAAATDAAVMAGVWIRPFSDLIYTMPPYIASNDEVAQICMAIVAAVDSQLLGGGR, encoded by the coding sequence ATGACTCTTTCCGATGCAGGTCGACCTGATCTGGATGCTGAACTTCTCGCCTTTGATGCGGCGCATGTCTGGCATCCGTACTCGAGCATTCCGGGCTCTGCGCCACTTCTGGTTGATTCGGCCGAAGGCGTCCACCTCAATCTGCTCGATGGCCGGCAGTTGATTGACGCGATGTCCTCGTGGTGGGCGGCGATTCACGGCTATCGCAATCCGATTCTTGATGCGGCTGTGACTGCGCAACTCAGCAAGATGAGCCACGTCATGTTTGGTGGTCTCACGCATGCTCCCGCTGTTCACCTGGCGCAACGACTGATTGAGATCACACCTGTGCCGCTGAATCGAGTGTTCTTCAGCGACTCTGGTTCTGTTGCTGTTGAAGTAGCCGCAAAAATGGCATTGCAGTACTGGGTTTCTCGGGGTCTGCCCGCAAAGCATCGACTGATGACTTGGCGTGGTGGTTACCACGGCGACACCTTGCATCCGATGAGTGTGTGTGACCCGGAGTCCGGAATGCATGCGCTGTGGCGGGACACCCTTCCCGAGCAGGTGTTCGTGCCGGCACCGCCGCCGGGAGTTCAGGCAGAACTTGACGCCGCATATCTCTCGTCGTGGGATCAAGCGCTCTCAGCGCACGCGCATGAAGTCGCAGCCATCATTGTTGAGCCAGTTGTGCAGGGCGCCGGGGGGATGACTTTCCATAACCCGGGATATCTGACGGCTTTGCGAGAACTCGCCGATCGCCACAATGTGCTGCTCATCTTCGACGAGATCGCCACAGGATTTGGTCGGACTGGAGCGCTGTTTGCTGCAGATCATGCGAGCGTGAGCCCAGACATCATGTGCCTTGGCAAGGCGATGACTGGTGGCTATCTCTCGATGGCCGCAACTCTGTGCACAAGGGAGATTGCCGACCAGATATCGGCCGGTCAGTTTCCGGTGTTGGCACATGGCCCGACCTTCATGGCCAACCCGCTCGCGGCTGCCGTGTCCTTGGCTTCGATTGACTTGCTCCTGAGTCAGAACTGGAGCGCAGAAGTTGCTCGAATTGAGACTGAGCTCTCAGCAGGCCTAAGCCCGCTTGTGGGACACCAAACTGTCAAGGAAGTGCGTGTCTTGGGCGCCATCGGTGTCGTGCAACTCAAGGCGCCAGTCGACGTGGCCGCTGCTACCGACGCGGCCGTGATGGCCGGGGTTTGGATTAGGCCCTTCAGTGATTTGATCTACACAATGCCTCCGTACATTGCCTCGAACGACGAAGTGGCGCAGATCTGCATGGCAATCGTCGCGGCAGTTGACAGCCAACTCCTAGGAGGCGGGCGGTGA
- a CDS encoding uroporphyrinogen-III synthase: MSTSAPLQGYRVGVTAERRREEISAVLTRRGASVTVGSALRLIPLVDDDVLRERTHECVVAPCEVLVVTTGIGFRGWMDAADAWGMGNALRVSLTGSRILARGPKATGAIRSAGLREEWTAPSESTDEVVRALLEDGVEGVRIGIQLHGLPIVELKAELEAAGGIVIEIPVYRWDFPDDIVPLDRLIRDCASGALDAVVFTSALAVAALLERAADLSLYDQLMAAFHETRPWACCVGPVTAAEFVRADVPVMMPERARLGDLLRMVSLQLPLRMDQVLELGPYRMILRHDGYLLDDEFIAVSDTPMAILRELARSPGELVTRARLLELLPEASNDNALETAMTRLRTKLPSRQMVKTVVKRGYRLEQP; the protein is encoded by the coding sequence TTGAGTACTTCAGCTCCACTTCAGGGGTACCGCGTTGGAGTGACTGCTGAACGTCGTCGAGAAGAGATTTCCGCTGTGCTCACTCGGCGCGGGGCAAGTGTCACCGTGGGCTCGGCGCTTCGTCTGATCCCGCTGGTCGATGACGATGTGCTGCGCGAGCGAACCCATGAGTGTGTGGTCGCCCCCTGTGAAGTGCTCGTGGTCACCACTGGAATCGGCTTTCGTGGCTGGATGGATGCAGCCGATGCCTGGGGGATGGGCAATGCTCTCCGCGTCAGCCTGACCGGTAGTCGCATATTGGCGCGCGGCCCCAAGGCCACGGGGGCAATCCGCTCAGCAGGGCTGCGCGAGGAGTGGACCGCACCTTCGGAGAGCACCGATGAGGTTGTGCGTGCGCTTCTTGAAGACGGCGTCGAGGGCGTGCGCATCGGGATTCAGTTGCACGGCCTTCCAATTGTTGAATTGAAAGCAGAGCTTGAGGCCGCGGGCGGAATCGTGATTGAGATTCCGGTCTACCGCTGGGATTTTCCTGACGACATTGTTCCCTTGGATCGGCTCATTCGCGATTGTGCCAGTGGTGCGCTCGATGCCGTCGTGTTTACCAGCGCACTTGCTGTCGCCGCTCTTCTTGAGCGCGCCGCCGATCTTTCGCTCTACGACCAGCTCATGGCCGCTTTTCATGAGACGCGGCCATGGGCCTGCTGTGTTGGCCCGGTAACCGCCGCCGAGTTCGTTCGAGCCGATGTGCCGGTGATGATGCCTGAGCGCGCACGACTGGGAGATCTCCTGCGGATGGTCAGTTTGCAATTGCCGTTACGGATGGATCAAGTGCTCGAGCTCGGGCCCTACCGGATGATTCTCCGCCACGATGGATATCTCCTCGATGACGAATTCATCGCGGTTTCGGATACCCCAATGGCGATTCTGCGCGAGCTGGCTCGCAGCCCAGGCGAACTCGTCACTCGTGCGCGACTCCTTGAGCTCCTTCCGGAAGCCAGCAATGACAATGCCCTCGAAACGGCGATGACACGACTGCGCACAAAACTTCCGTCGCGTCAGATGGTCAAAACGGTGGTCAAGCGCGGGTACCGCCTTGAGCAGCCCTGA